From a single Methylosinus sp. H3A genomic region:
- a CDS encoding SRPBCC family protein, whose amino-acid sequence MKPKIALFAFLLSIAPALAHGPTPIKVDEKITVAADPKTVWALVGHFGSLDWHPDVASVKATGGDANGAVREITLRKGGVVTESLDEYDPQQMKLSYRMSDANLDALPISSYSATLAVKPAAGGGSEVQWYGRLYRGDTSNEPPDNLNDDAAREAMTTFLKDGLQGLVKKLQGK is encoded by the coding sequence ATGAAACCGAAAATCGCCCTTTTCGCCTTCCTTCTATCCATAGCGCCGGCGCTGGCGCATGGCCCGACGCCGATCAAGGTCGACGAGAAGATCACCGTCGCCGCCGATCCCAAGACCGTCTGGGCGCTCGTCGGCCATTTCGGCTCGCTCGATTGGCATCCGGATGTCGCCAGCGTGAAGGCGACCGGCGGCGACGCCAATGGCGCCGTCCGCGAGATCACGCTGCGCAAGGGCGGCGTCGTGACCGAGAGCCTCGACGAATATGATCCGCAGCAGATGAAGCTCAGCTATCGCATGTCGGACGCAAATCTCGACGCGCTGCCGATCAGCTCCTATTCGGCGACGCTGGCGGTGAAGCCGGCCGCCGGCGGCGGCAGCGAGGTGCAATGGTATGGCCGCCTCTATCGCGGCGACACCAGCAATGAGCCGCCGGACAATCTCAACGACGACGCCGCGCGCGAGGCGATGACCACTTTCCTGAAGGACGGTCTGCAGGGACTCGTCAAAAAGCTGCAAGGCAAGTGA
- a CDS encoding vWA domain-containing protein → MLVAAFVFPRASAVRNGVDALLTLDITGSMNTRDYALGGAPASRIDFAKQALRRLVADLPCPSRVGLAIFTEREPFLLFEPVDVCENFAAIDAAISGLDWRMAWEGDSRISAGLFRAIEMARRVDADLVFVTDGQEAPPPPAYGAPVFEGKSGEVLGLILGAGGYEPAPIPKFDDRGREIGFYGADEVPHESRFGLPPAGVEQREGYNPRNAPFGGAMTIGSEHLSSVREPYLRQLAERTGLAYAHLEKPDGLAAALLSVARPRPSLAPVDLRPAFAAAALAGFAALYLIVPLAEIFARRRRSRLATARPRRFQ, encoded by the coding sequence ATGCTGGTCGCGGCCTTTGTCTTTCCGCGCGCCAGCGCCGTGCGCAACGGCGTCGACGCACTGCTGACGCTCGACATCACCGGCAGCATGAACACGCGCGATTATGCGCTGGGCGGCGCGCCGGCGAGCCGCATCGATTTCGCCAAGCAGGCCCTGCGGCGGCTGGTCGCCGATCTGCCTTGCCCCTCGCGCGTCGGGCTCGCCATTTTCACGGAGCGCGAGCCTTTCCTTCTCTTCGAGCCGGTCGACGTCTGCGAGAATTTCGCGGCGATCGACGCGGCGATCTCCGGCCTCGACTGGCGCATGGCCTGGGAGGGCGACAGCCGCATTTCCGCCGGTCTCTTCCGCGCCATCGAAATGGCGCGCCGTGTGGACGCGGATCTCGTCTTCGTCACCGACGGCCAGGAGGCGCCGCCGCCGCCCGCCTATGGCGCGCCGGTCTTCGAGGGCAAGAGCGGAGAGGTTTTGGGCCTCATCCTCGGCGCCGGCGGCTATGAGCCGGCGCCCATACCGAAATTCGACGATCGCGGCCGCGAGATCGGCTTCTATGGCGCCGACGAGGTGCCGCATGAGAGCCGCTTCGGCCTGCCGCCGGCTGGCGTCGAGCAGCGCGAGGGCTACAACCCGCGCAATGCGCCCTTCGGCGGCGCCATGACGATCGGCTCGGAGCATCTTTCTTCCGTGCGCGAGCCCTATCTGCGCCAGCTCGCCGAGCGCACCGGCCTCGCCTACGCCCATTTGGAGAAGCCGGACGGACTGGCCGCCGCGCTTCTTTCCGTCGCGCGTCCGCGGCCGAGCCTCGCGCCCGTCGATCTGCGCCCCGCCTTCGCGGCGGCCGCGCTGGCGGGCTTCGCGGCCCTCTATCTCATCGTCCCGCTCGCCGAAATTTTCGCGCGACGCCGGCGCTCCCGTCTCGCAACCGCACGTCCGAGGAGATTCCAATGA
- a CDS encoding MxaK protein: MIEAARAQTMRRAWETIARLVARWRSTLLLLLLGAALAGALQGALAAWRARADNAALGALAAGRDVETDAASTPELLAARAGFLAKRDEFDKARALLEPLGAAGREALAALAHYDLGNALLRHAFDLLERGQLEPAGPFVELARREYRRALQYRPDFWDAKYNLDVAARLVRDNPQLEHSGGDELPADPKKIWTDIPGAPKGLP, translated from the coding sequence ATGATCGAAGCGGCGCGCGCGCAGACGATGCGGAGAGCGTGGGAGACGATCGCGCGTCTCGTCGCGCGCTGGCGCTCGACGCTTTTGCTGCTGCTGCTCGGCGCGGCGCTCGCCGGGGCGCTACAGGGCGCGCTCGCCGCATGGCGCGCCCGCGCCGACAACGCCGCCCTTGGCGCGCTCGCCGCCGGCCGCGACGTCGAGACCGACGCCGCCTCCACGCCGGAGCTGCTCGCCGCGCGCGCGGGTTTTCTGGCGAAGCGCGACGAATTCGACAAGGCGCGCGCGCTATTGGAGCCGCTGGGCGCCGCCGGCCGCGAGGCGCTCGCCGCGCTCGCCCATTATGATCTCGGCAACGCGCTGCTGCGCCACGCCTTCGATCTCTTGGAGCGCGGCCAGCTGGAGCCGGCGGGGCCCTTCGTGGAGCTGGCGCGGCGCGAATATCGCCGCGCGCTGCAATATCGGCCGGACTTTTGGGACGCGAAATATAATCTCGACGTCGCCGCTCGCCTCGTGCGCGACAATCCGCAGCTCGAGCATTCCGGCGGCGACGAGCTCCCCGCCGATCCGAAAAAAATCTGGACCGACATTCCCGGCGCGCCCAAGGGGCTGCCGTGA
- a CDS encoding vWA domain-containing protein: MSFGVASPLALCLLPLVLAPLFFSALRPSPVASVAAAPQDALSGVVALALRLFAMLAIGASALAVAGPYREGRSVLRYGEGAEISILIDRSASMNETFAGRTPAGGDESKAAAAKRIMSDFVGRRAHDLFGVTAFATSPILVMPMTDHREAVRAAVQAIDRPGLGYTNIGRGLAMALSQLPAGGEVESRVILLVSDGAAVIDPRIQDQLRADFRKIRPNLYWLFLRTQGSKGFSDKPDADELDTPQALPERHLDLFFKSLGVPYHAFEAEGPAAVADAIAEIDRLERRPFRYAERIPRKDLTSEALLVAAFASSFLLAAKFAETSLKQAARAPSARSAARRPA, translated from the coding sequence ATGAGCTTTGGCGTCGCCTCTCCGCTCGCGCTGTGTCTGCTGCCGCTGGTTCTGGCGCCGCTGTTCTTCTCGGCGCTGCGGCCTTCGCCCGTCGCCTCTGTCGCGGCGGCTCCGCAGGACGCGCTCTCCGGCGTCGTCGCCCTCGCCTTACGGCTTTTCGCAATGCTCGCGATCGGCGCGAGCGCGCTCGCCGTCGCCGGCCCCTATCGCGAGGGCCGCTCTGTGCTGCGCTATGGCGAGGGCGCGGAAATCTCGATCCTCATCGATCGCAGCGCCAGCATGAACGAGACCTTCGCCGGCCGCACGCCCGCGGGCGGCGACGAATCGAAAGCCGCCGCCGCCAAGCGCATCATGAGCGATTTCGTCGGCCGCCGCGCGCATGATCTCTTCGGCGTCACCGCCTTCGCCACCTCGCCGATTTTGGTCATGCCGATGACCGATCATCGCGAGGCGGTGCGCGCCGCCGTTCAGGCGATCGACCGGCCGGGTCTCGGCTACACCAATATCGGCCGCGGCCTAGCCATGGCGCTCTCGCAACTGCCCGCCGGCGGTGAGGTCGAATCGCGCGTCATATTGCTCGTCTCCGACGGCGCCGCCGTCATCGATCCGCGCATACAGGATCAGCTGCGCGCCGACTTCCGCAAGATTCGGCCCAATCTCTATTGGCTGTTCCTGCGCACGCAGGGCTCCAAGGGCTTCAGCGACAAGCCCGACGCCGACGAGTTGGACACGCCGCAGGCCTTGCCGGAGCGCCATCTCGATCTCTTCTTCAAATCGCTCGGCGTCCCCTATCACGCTTTCGAGGCCGAGGGCCCCGCCGCGGTCGCGGACGCCATCGCCGAGATCGACCGGCTCGAGCGCCGGCCTTTCCGCTACGCCGAGCGCATTCCGCGCAAGGATCTGACCAGCGAGGCGCTTCTCGTCGCCGCCTTCGCTTCGTCCTTTCTGCTCGCGGCGAAATTTGCGGAGACGAGTCTGAAGCAGGCCGCGCGCGCCCCGTCGGCGCGATCGGCCGCGAGGAGGCCCGCATGA
- a CDS encoding nonribosomal peptide synthetase MxaA, protein MRAGLLALSLLLALIGQAAAAEVKSVRLYADRSFGFFVGDLVTARLEIVADSALRLQTASLPRPGALDYWLDLRDMRLREEAAGDGLTRWNVELTYQLFYVALDVRELKIPPFSLRFTREGATETVQAPAWEIGVSPLREVLPQRRDDPTDYMRPDASVAEGDATTPAIRAGVFLALAFGASILVAHDRGWPPFHRRRARVFAAAARRIASLTRRGDETARRAAMLALHRAIDETAGRRIFAEDLGAFLSHNTALVSAKEPLERFFATSRALFFGVANMGADLSLADIVALARSLAALERSAR, encoded by the coding sequence ATGCGCGCCGGCCTTCTCGCCCTTTCTCTTCTCCTCGCGCTCATCGGCCAGGCGGCCGCGGCGGAGGTGAAATCCGTGCGTCTCTACGCCGATCGCAGCTTCGGCTTTTTCGTCGGCGATCTGGTGACGGCGCGGCTCGAGATCGTCGCCGATTCCGCGCTGCGCCTGCAGACGGCCTCGCTGCCACGCCCCGGCGCGCTGGATTATTGGCTCGATCTGCGCGACATGCGCCTGCGGGAAGAGGCGGCGGGCGACGGCCTCACGCGCTGGAATGTCGAGCTCACCTATCAGCTCTTCTATGTCGCGCTCGACGTGCGCGAGCTGAAGATTCCGCCTTTCTCGCTGCGCTTCACGCGCGAGGGCGCGACCGAGACCGTGCAGGCGCCCGCCTGGGAGATCGGCGTTTCGCCGCTGCGCGAAGTATTGCCGCAGCGACGCGACGATCCGACTGATTATATGCGTCCCGACGCGAGCGTCGCGGAAGGCGACGCCACGACGCCGGCCATTCGCGCCGGCGTCTTTCTCGCGCTCGCATTCGGCGCGTCGATCCTGGTCGCGCACGATCGCGGCTGGCCGCCTTTCCATCGCCGTCGCGCCCGCGTCTTCGCGGCCGCCGCGCGTCGCATCGCCTCGCTGACGCGGCGCGGCGACGAGACGGCGCGGCGCGCGGCGATGCTCGCCTTGCATCGCGCGATCGACGAAACCGCCGGGCGCCGCATCTTCGCCGAGGATCTCGGCGCCTTTCTCTCTCACAATACGGCGCTCGTTTCCGCGAAAGAGCCGCTCGAGCGCTTCTTCGCGACATCGCGCGCGCTCTTCTTCGGCGTCGCGAACATGGGCGCCGATCTCAGTCTGGCGGATATCGTCGCGCTGGCGAGGTCGCTGGCGGCGCTCGAAAGGAGCGCGCGATGA
- a CDS encoding DUF58 domain-containing protein, producing the protein MAERLDIAYRPRGRVSNGSIGAHGGVDVGGIGVFRDHARFIQFPDARRIDIRATMRDPIGETHVRRFEQRNSIDVYALVDLSASMGFHGAARRLDIVADLCAALAFSATRIGDRFGLVACDETLRGDLLLPATRARGAAMEAAERMRGAQPRGASAQGLTEAAGLIAGRRKLVLLVSDFRWPAGFAARLFGMLAQHDLAPILIGDSAEERDLPRFGLVELDDLESGARRLVLMRPGLRRRWIAREAERRDALRRLALAHGRPPFVISDAFDADALSRHLLGL; encoded by the coding sequence ATGGCCGAGCGCCTCGACATCGCCTATCGTCCCCGCGGCCGCGTCTCCAACGGCTCCATCGGCGCGCATGGCGGCGTCGACGTCGGCGGCATAGGCGTGTTCCGCGATCACGCGCGCTTCATCCAATTTCCCGACGCGCGGCGCATCGACATTCGCGCCACCATGCGCGATCCCATCGGCGAGACCCATGTGCGCCGCTTCGAGCAGCGCAACTCCATCGACGTCTATGCGCTCGTCGATCTTTCCGCCTCCATGGGTTTTCACGGCGCCGCGCGCCGGCTCGACATCGTCGCCGATCTCTGCGCGGCGCTGGCTTTCTCGGCGACGCGCATCGGCGATCGCTTCGGCCTCGTCGCCTGCGACGAGACGTTGCGCGGCGATCTGCTGCTGCCCGCGACGCGCGCCCGCGGCGCGGCGATGGAGGCGGCCGAGCGCATGCGCGGCGCGCAGCCGCGCGGCGCTTCGGCGCAAGGGCTGACGGAAGCCGCGGGATTGATCGCCGGGCGCCGCAAGCTCGTGCTGCTCGTCTCCGATTTCCGCTGGCCGGCGGGCTTCGCGGCCCGTTTGTTCGGCATGCTGGCGCAGCATGATCTCGCGCCCATCCTCATCGGCGATTCCGCCGAGGAGCGCGATCTTCCGCGCTTCGGCCTCGTCGAGCTCGACGATCTCGAGAGCGGCGCGCGGCGGCTCGTGCTCATGCGCCCGGGCCTGCGCCGCCGCTGGATCGCGCGCGAGGCCGAGCGGCGCGACGCGCTGCGCCGCCTCGCTCTCGCCCATGGACGCCCGCCCTTCGTCATCAGCGACGCCTTCGACGCCGACGCGCTGTCGCGTCATCTGCTCGGACTCTGA
- a CDS encoding MoxR family ATPase, which translates to MKETAEIDATLADWRAKAQEFERRVSRAVIGQNHVIRLVTISIFARGHVLLEGDVGVGKTTLLRAVARALGGAYSRIEGTVDLMPSDLVYHTYLADDGRPRVEPGPVLRQAENLSIFFFNEINRARPQVHSLLLRLMAERSVSAFNREYRFPALQVFADRNLVEREETFELPAAARDRFLMEISMKTPSDAEARRALIFDPRFHDVDRLLEDIGEPIFDYRELNSVAELIQTRVGASETLQAYVAKLWDALRDPLAAGVTLPDIEMRGLVRGGASPRGVAFLVRAARVRAWLEGRDALTPEDIREIFLETMAHRIFVDPIYAMRGDDIVRDLCRAAFATVPAP; encoded by the coding sequence GTGAAAGAGACCGCCGAAATCGACGCGACCTTGGCCGACTGGCGCGCCAAGGCGCAGGAATTCGAAAGGCGCGTCTCGCGCGCCGTCATCGGCCAGAACCACGTCATCCGTCTGGTGACGATCTCCATTTTCGCGCGCGGCCATGTGCTGCTCGAGGGCGATGTGGGCGTCGGCAAGACGACGCTGCTGCGCGCCGTGGCGCGCGCGCTCGGAGGTGCCTATTCGCGCATCGAGGGCACGGTCGATCTGATGCCGAGCGACCTCGTCTATCACACCTATCTCGCCGACGACGGCCGCCCGCGCGTCGAGCCCGGCCCCGTGCTGCGGCAGGCAGAAAATCTCTCGATCTTCTTCTTCAACGAGATCAACCGCGCCCGCCCGCAGGTGCATTCTCTGCTGCTGCGCCTCATGGCCGAGCGCAGCGTCTCCGCCTTCAATCGCGAATATCGCTTTCCCGCGCTGCAGGTCTTCGCCGATCGCAATCTCGTCGAGCGGGAAGAAACTTTCGAGCTTCCCGCCGCGGCGCGCGACCGCTTCCTCATGGAAATTTCCATGAAGACGCCGAGCGACGCGGAGGCGCGCCGCGCGCTGATCTTCGATCCGCGCTTCCATGACGTCGACCGCCTGCTCGAGGACATAGGCGAGCCGATCTTCGATTATCGCGAGCTCAATTCTGTCGCCGAGCTCATCCAGACGCGCGTCGGCGCGAGCGAGACGCTGCAGGCCTATGTGGCGAAGCTGTGGGATGCGCTGCGCGATCCGCTCGCGGCGGGCGTCACTCTGCCGGACATTGAAATGCGCGGCCTAGTGCGCGGCGGCGCGAGCCCGCGCGGCGTCGCTTTTCTGGTCCGCGCGGCCCGCGTGCGCGCCTGGCTCGAGGGCCGCGACGCGCTGACGCCGGAGGATATTCGCGAAATCTTCCTGGAGACGATGGCGCATCGCATTTTCGTCGACCCGATCTATGCGATGCGCGGCGACGACATCGTCCGCGATCTCTGCCGGGCCGCCTTCGCCACAGTTCCGGCGCCTTGA
- a CDS encoding methanol dehydrogenase [cytochrome c] subunit → MGVLKIAAAVAVVFVMNAAAIGAASAYDGTKCKAPGDCWEPKPGFPDKVAGSKYDPKHDPKELAKNQSAIAAMEERNKKRVEHFKKTGKFVYDVNQIPQ, encoded by the coding sequence ATGGGAGTTTTGAAGATTGCGGCGGCCGTCGCCGTCGTGTTCGTCATGAACGCGGCTGCGATCGGCGCGGCCTCGGCCTATGACGGAACCAAGTGCAAGGCGCCCGGCGATTGCTGGGAGCCCAAGCCCGGCTTCCCGGACAAGGTCGCCGGCTCGAAATACGATCCCAAGCACGACCCGAAAGAGCTCGCCAAGAACCAGTCCGCCATCGCGGCCATGGAAGAGCGCAACAAGAAGCGCGTCGAGCACTTCAAGAAGACTGGCAAATTCGTCTATGACGTGAACCAGATCCCGCAATAA
- the moxG gene encoding cytochrome c(L), periplasmic, which translates to MKSTKKKAYVLAGGAFASMIALTAIAQNAGITFRNTITGEVLNFDDALPEGKDTAGVKQFLQTGVNPYNGDVSCLKQGEQLFLSACSGCHGHLGEGKIGPGLNDSYWTYPQNATDEGFFSTIFGGAQASMGPQYANLQLDEMLKVMAWVRHLYKDPVAGATWLTPEQRAKFKPYPGHETFPDDPPGQCKTSGK; encoded by the coding sequence ATGAAATCCACCAAGAAAAAGGCCTATGTCCTGGCCGGCGGCGCCTTCGCCAGCATGATCGCCCTCACGGCGATCGCGCAAAACGCGGGCATAACGTTTCGCAACACGATCACCGGCGAAGTGCTGAATTTCGACGACGCGCTTCCCGAGGGCAAGGACACGGCCGGCGTCAAGCAATTCTTGCAGACGGGCGTCAATCCCTACAATGGCGACGTGAGCTGTCTGAAGCAGGGCGAGCAGCTCTTCCTCTCCGCTTGCTCCGGCTGTCACGGCCATCTCGGCGAAGGCAAGATCGGCCCCGGCCTCAACGATTCCTATTGGACCTATCCGCAGAATGCGACCGACGAGGGGTTCTTCTCGACCATCTTCGGCGGCGCGCAGGCGTCCATGGGTCCGCAATACGCCAATCTCCAGCTCGACGAGATGCTGAAGGTCATGGCCTGGGTCCGCCATCTCTACAAGGATCCCGTGGCCGGCGCGACCTGGCTGACGCCGGAGCAGCGCGCGAAGTTCAAACCCTATCCCGGACACGAGACATTCCCCGACGATCCCCCGGGTCAATGCAAGACCTCGGGAAAATGA
- the moxJ gene encoding methanol oxidation system protein MoxJ, which translates to MSRITPSRLVASGFALAILSAGAMAQETKPSAAASASTADTLRICASEAQSPLSLKDETGLENRIGAALAEAMGRKAQFVWSSKPAIYLVRDYLDKNQCDVVIGLDTGDPRVLTSKPYFRTGYVFVTKAQSNLDIKSWSDPRIKSFNHIAVPFGSPAEAMLKEIGEYESDMAYLYSLVNFRSPRNQYTQIDPARMIGEVASGNAELAAAFAPDVARFVKSSPTPLRMTLIDDDSKRSDGQKIGQHYDQSVGVRLSDKELLGQVNAGLERAKPKIDQILTAEGVPLLPIVNPVAAH; encoded by the coding sequence ATGTCGCGTATCACCCCTTCGCGTCTCGTCGCCTCCGGCTTCGCCCTGGCGATTCTGTCCGCCGGCGCCATGGCGCAAGAGACGAAGCCTTCGGCGGCCGCCTCCGCGAGCACGGCGGACACTCTGCGCATCTGCGCCTCCGAAGCGCAGTCGCCTCTCTCCCTCAAGGACGAAACCGGCCTCGAGAATCGCATCGGCGCCGCGCTCGCCGAAGCAATGGGACGCAAGGCGCAGTTCGTCTGGTCGTCGAAGCCCGCGATCTATCTCGTCAGGGACTATCTCGACAAGAACCAGTGCGACGTCGTCATCGGACTCGACACGGGCGATCCCCGCGTGCTGACGAGCAAGCCCTATTTCCGCACCGGCTATGTGTTCGTGACCAAGGCGCAGAGCAATCTCGACATCAAATCCTGGTCCGACCCGCGCATAAAATCCTTCAATCATATCGCCGTGCCCTTCGGCTCTCCGGCGGAGGCGATGCTGAAGGAGATCGGCGAATATGAGAGCGACATGGCCTATCTCTATTCGCTCGTGAATTTCCGCTCCCCGCGCAATCAATACACGCAGATCGATCCTGCGCGCATGATCGGCGAAGTAGCGAGCGGCAATGCCGAGCTCGCTGCGGCCTTCGCGCCGGATGTGGCGCGCTTCGTCAAATCCTCGCCCACGCCTTTGCGCATGACGCTGATCGACGACGATTCCAAGCGCAGCGACGGTCAGAAGATCGGGCAGCATTACGACCAGTCGGTCGGCGTGCGCCTCTCCGACAAGGAGCTGCTCGGCCAAGTGAACGCAGGCCTCGAGCGCGCCAAACCGAAGATCGACCAAATCCTCACGGCGGAAGGCGTTCCGCTGCTGCCCATCGTCAATCCGGTCGCGGCGCATTAG